In Quercus robur chromosome 10, dhQueRobu3.1, whole genome shotgun sequence, a genomic segment contains:
- the LOC126701570 gene encoding histone deacetylase 6: MEESMGGASLPSGPDAKKRRVSYFYEPSIGDYYYGQGHPMKPHRIRMAHNLIVHYSLHRRMEINRPFPANPSDIRRFHSDDYVEFLASVTPETLSDHSFSRHLKRFNVGEDCPVFDGLFGFCQSSAGGSIGAAVKLNRGDADIALNWAGGLHHAKKSEASGFCYVNDIVLGILELLKVHRRVLYVDIDVHHGDGVEEAFYTTDRVMTVSFHKFGDFFPGTGHIKDTGWGTGKNYALNVPLNDGMDDESFRGLFRPLIQKVMEVYQPDAVVLQCGADSLAGDRLGCFNLSVKGHADCLRFLRSFNVPLMVLGGGGYTIRNVARCWCYETAIAVGVEPDNKLPYNEYYEYFGPDYTLHVDPSNMENLNSPKDMEKIRNTLLEQLSRLPHAPSVPFQTTPPITEVPEEAEESMERRPKQRIWNGDDYDSDPDEDLKPRHTSDMRDVIDEMEEDKGMEEDKRMDEVKIEQHPLS; this comes from the exons ATGGAAGAAAGCATGGGTGGCGCGTCGCTCCCATCGGGGCCCGACGCGAAGAAGCGGCGCGTGAGCTACTTCTACGAGCCGAGCATCGGCGACTACTACTACGGCCAAGGCCACCCAATGAAACCCCACCGGATCCGCATGGCCCACAACTTGATCGTCCACTACTCCCTCCACCGCCGCATGGAGATCAACCGCCCCTTTCCGGCCAACCCCTCCGACATCCGCCGCTTCCACTCCGACGACTACGTCGAATTCCTCGCCTCCGTCACCCCCGAGACGCTCTCCGACCACTCCTTCTCTCGCCATCTCAAGAGGTTTAACGTCGGCGAGGACTGCCCCGTGTTCGACGGCTTGTTCGGATTCTGCCAGTCCTCCGCCGGCGGGTCCATCGGCGCCGCCGTCAAGCTCAACCGCGGCGACGCCGATATCGCCCTCAACTGGGCCGGTGGGCTCCACCATGCGAAGAAGTCTGAGGCTTCTGGGTTTTGCTACGTCAATGATATCGTGCTTGGCattcttgagctcctcaaagtTCACAGG CGTGTACTCTATGTAGATATTGATGTCCACCATGGTGATGGTGTTGAAGAGGCATTTTACACCACTGACAGAGTCATGACCGTGTCATTTCATAAATTTGGAGATTTCTTTCCAGGTACGGGGCACATTAAGGACACAGGGTGGGGGACTGGGAAGAATTATGCCCTGAATGTCCCTTTAAATGATGGAATGGACGACGAGAGTTTCCGTGGTCTGTTTCGTCCCCTCATTCAAAAAGTCATGGAGGTATATCAGCCAGATGCAGTTGTTCTTCAATGCGGAGCAGATTCATTAGCTGGTGACCGGTTGGGGTGCTTCAACTTGTCCGTAAAGGGCCATGCAGATTGCCTTCGTTTTCTTAGATCTTTCAACGTACCTCTGATGGTCTTGGGTGGGGGAGGGTATACTATCCGCAATGTTGCTCGTTGCTGGTGCTACGAG ACAGCGATTGCAGTTGGGGTAGAGCCTGATAATAAATTGCCTTACaatgaatattatgaatattttggGCCAGATTATACTCTTCACGTTGATCCAAGCAACATGGAGAACCTAAACTCACCCAAAGATATGGAGAAAATAAG GAATACACTGCTAGAGCAACTTTCCAGATTACCACATGCACCTAGTGTACCTTTTCAGACAACGCCACCCATCACAGAAGTTCCAGAAGAG GCTGAAGAGAGCATGGAACGAAGGCCAAAACAGCGCATATGGAATGGTGATGATTATGACTCTGATCCTGATGAAGATTTGAAGCCTCGGCATACTTCTGACATGAG GGATGTAATTGATGAAATGGAAGAAGATAAAGGAATGGAAGAAGATAAAAGAATGGATGAAGTTAAAATCGAACAGCATCCACTGTCTTGA
- the LOC126702929 gene encoding uncharacterized protein LOC126702929, whose product MTTPKYSYSTPRTAQMSLQQLRQISVTSHHFQIQPLIPYPIQISTPPKTPFLTTTLSHKPTHSSSSSSTKTQDNGIPIEDVKILVKFKSRHNFIRVLQVSRKADHPFADSRLLLLDTPGNIHSISFRFKSFTDTYFDVFATLPPILPPGPVAILGFGAGSAARLCLELYPELVIHGWELDPSVIAVGREYFGLERLEKQYPDRLFIYIGNALKASVRDGFSGIFVDLFSQGSLIPELQDPNTWEVLKRCLRKGGRVMVNVGGSCVEAEDKGRDGKVVMEESLKAMRRVFGKNLFVLSLGNRKEDSSIALTGDLPDLEAWKKALPGSLRCYVDMWTQFCV is encoded by the coding sequence ATGACCACACCAAAGTATTCATACTCAACTCCGAGGACAGCGCAAATGTCACTCCAACAACTCCGCCAAATCTCAGTTACTTCACACCATTTCCAAATCCAACCGTTAATCCCCTACCCAATTCAAATCTCAACCCCTCCAAAAACCCCATTCCTTACAACAACTCTCTCACACAAACCAacccactcttcttcttcttcttccaccaAAACCCAAGACAATGGCATTCCCATTGAAGACGTCAAAATCCTCGTAAAATTCAAGTCCAGGCACAACTTCATTCGTGTCCTCCAAGTTTCCAGAAAAGCCGACCACCCTTTTGCTGATTCAAGGTTGCTCCTTCTAGACACTCCTGGAAACATTCACAGCATCTCTTTCCGATTCAAATCTTTCACAGACACTTACTTTGATGTCTTTGCCACCTTACCTCCTATACTACCACCAGGACCCGTCGCAATTCTCGGGTTTGGAGCGGGTTCTGCAGCCCGTTTATGCCTTGAGTTGTACCCGGAATTGGTTATTCATGGTTGGGAGCTTGACCCATCTGTGATTGCAGTTGGGAGAGAGTATTTTGGCCTTGAAAGGCTGGAGAAACAATACCCAGATAGGCTTTTTATTTACATTGGAAATGCTTTGAAAGCTAGTGTTCGAGACGGGTTTTCGGGGATCTTTGTTGATTTGTTTAGTCAAGGTAGTTTGATACCTGAGCTTCAGGATCCAAATACTTGGGAAGTGCTCAAGAGGTGTTTGAGGAAAGGTGGGAGAGTGATGGTTAATGTTGGGGGTAGTTGTGTGGAGGCTGAGGATAAAGGGAGAGATGGGAAGGTAGTTATGGAGGAATCTTTGAAGGCGATGAGACGGGTTTTTggcaaaaatttatttgttttgagtcTTGGGAATCGGAAGGAGGATAGCTCGATTGCTCTTACTGGTGATTTGCCGGATCTTGAGGCGTGGAAGAAGGCGCTTCCTGGTTCATTGAGGTGTTATGTTGATATGTGGACtcaattttgtgtttaa